One genomic window of Sodaliphilus pleomorphus includes the following:
- a CDS encoding NAD(P)-dependent oxidoreductase: protein MKILVATSKPFAPAAVEGIKKVLEDAGHELVLVEKGTKDDMIAAIKDCAGLIVRSDIVDKQVMDAAPQLKVVVRAGAGYDNIDLAQATQHGLCVMNTPGQNSNAVAELVFGMLVTLIRNRYNGKSGTELKDKTLGIHAYGQVGRNVARIAKGFDMKVSALDPWVSDEKMIADGVTPVHDLKELYRNNQYVSLHIPATDETRHSVGKELFELMPHDGVLVNAARKEVIDEQSLDQALADRDDLRYVADVKPDIADQLVEKYGDRVFFTPKKMGAQTAEANINAGLAAAHQVVAFLKDGTNRFQVNK, encoded by the coding sequence ATGAAAATATTAGTTGCAACCAGCAAGCCCTTTGCCCCCGCCGCAGTCGAGGGCATCAAGAAAGTGCTTGAAGACGCCGGTCACGAGCTCGTGCTCGTGGAGAAAGGCACCAAAGACGACATGATAGCCGCCATCAAGGATTGCGCAGGCCTCATCGTGCGCAGCGATATCGTCGACAAGCAGGTCATGGACGCCGCTCCCCAGCTCAAGGTGGTGGTGCGCGCCGGTGCCGGCTACGACAACATCGACCTGGCCCAGGCCACACAGCACGGCCTGTGCGTGATGAACACCCCTGGCCAGAACAGCAATGCCGTGGCCGAACTGGTGTTTGGCATGCTCGTCACCCTCATTCGCAACCGCTACAATGGCAAGAGTGGCACCGAGCTCAAGGACAAGACCCTGGGCATTCATGCCTACGGCCAGGTGGGACGCAACGTGGCTCGCATTGCCAAGGGCTTCGACATGAAGGTGAGTGCCCTCGACCCATGGGTGAGCGACGAGAAGATGATTGCCGACGGTGTCACGCCTGTGCACGACCTCAAGGAGCTGTATCGCAACAACCAGTATGTGAGTCTCCACATCCCGGCTACCGACGAAACCCGCCACTCGGTTGGCAAGGAGCTCTTCGAGCTCATGCCCCACGATGGCGTGCTCGTGAATGCAGCCCGCAAGGAGGTCATCGACGAGCAAAGCCTTGACCAGGCTCTTGCCGACCGCGACGACCTGCGCTATGTGGCCGACGTGAAACCCGACATCGCCGACCAACTCGTGGAGAAGTATGGCGACCGCGTGTTCTTCACGCCTAAGAAGATGGGTGCTCAAACTGCCGAGGCCAACATCAATGCCGGCCTCGCCGCTGCCCACCAGGTAGTTGCCTTCCTCAAGGATGGCAC